The Pseudodesulfovibrio sediminis genome includes the window AATAAGATACTGCGATAGCAGTGGCAGGTTGCCGATTTTTCCATGAAGACAGGGTGCACTTTTCAGGAAGTGCACCCTGTCGTTTTATTCAGCTATTTTATAGGGATGTGGACTTGGGTTATCAAGTCTTCCGGTGCGGTCTGCTTCGGGCTGTTGAGATAGATTTCGATGCTGGCTTGGGCCTCTATCTCGTACCCGTTCTGGGGCGCCCATTGGCCGCAGAGTTGGGCATAGGTCTCGGCCAGTTTTTCGTATGGACCATGATGAACCGTCATGGCATATCGGCCACCTTCGATGGTCTTCCTGCTGATAGGGGGCTGTGGTGCGGGAGTGGGTGCCTCAACGGTCATGCACACGTCGCACCGAATTTTCTCTGGTGCCGTGACATCCGGGTCGTCATGATTCAGTGAGAGAAACCGTACTTCGGGACGGATGAGTCCCTTGGGCCCGGCCCATCCGCAGAGCGTTTCCCATGCAGACGCGCATTCTGCGTAGGGGCCGACGTGGCGAACGAAATACACGTCCATATCTTCGAGTTCAACGATGTGCGCTTCCATTATGATCTCCTTCCAGTATTCGATCTGTTTTTTTTCAAGATTCACACGATGAACCTTGCGAAACCCCTGGGGAGAAATACCGAATCTGGAGTTGAAGGCGCGAGTGAACGATTCATGCGTCTCAAAGCCGGCATTGAACGCAATCTCGGTAACAGGCGCTTTACTGTGCATCAATGAGATCGCCGCTCGTTCCAGTCGAAGTCGTCGTACGTACGATTTGACTGATTCGCCGACCATGCCACTGAAAATGCGGTGAAAATGGTACAGTGAAAAACAGGCGACCTCTGCGAGCACAGACAGCTCCAGCGGTTCGTCCAGATGGGTATGGATATACTCCAGGACCCGATCCATCCGTTTCGCATAATCCGTTTTTGATTTCTTCTTAGGGTTGCTCATGGAAATCATTTTGCCTGCTTCTCATCTCTTTACTTGACGATTTTTGCGCTTTTGACATCTGGCAGTAGCCTCGCAGACTTGGGGCCGCCTTTCAACCAGAGTCGCGGAGTTGTTTAAAGTCGGTGCTCTGCCTGAATGATCGTCTGGCTTCACGCTTCACGCAACAGCACACAGTGGGAGATGGGGGAGGGGGCGGTCGCCTCGTCAACAAAGAAACCCGGCCCGCGAATACATCGCAGGCCGGGTTATGTGTTTGGCTAAAGGGCTGTACCGTTTAGTACATGCCGCCCATGCCGCCCATGCCGGGCATGCCGCCGCCCATGCCGCCCATGGGGGGCATACCGCCTGCAGCGCCTGCAGGTTCGGGCTTGTCGGCGATGGCGCACTCGGTGGTCAGCAGGAGACCTGCAACGGAAGCTGCGTTCTGCAGTGCGGTGCGGGTGACCTTCTTGGGATCGATGACGCCGACCTTGATGAGGTCTTCGTAGGTGTCGGTAGCGGCGTTGTAGCCCATGCCACCTTTGCCTTCCTTGATCTTCTCGACCACGATGGAGCCTTCGAGACCGGCGTTAGCGGCGATCTGACGAAGCGGCTCTTCAACGGCGCGGCAGATGATGTTGATACCGGCCTGCTCGTCGTCATCAGCGGCCTTAACTTTGGCTGTTGCGGCACCGGAGCGGGCGAGGACCACGCCACCGCCAGGCACGATGCCTTCTTCGACAGCTGCGCGGGTGGCGTTGAGAGCATCTTCGACGCGGGCTTTCTTTTCCTTCATCTCGGTCTCGGTGGCGGCACCGACGTTGATGACGGCCACACCACCGACGATCTTGGCGAGACGCTCCTGGAGCTTTTCGCGATCGTAGTCGGAAGTGGAGTCAGCGATCTCGGCGCGGATCTGCTGGATGCGGGCCTTGATCTCGTCGGCCTTGCCAGCGCCGTCGACGATGACGGTGTTTTCCTTGTCGATGACAACGCGTTTGCAGGAACCGAGGTCGTTGACGGTCATGGACTCGATCTTGATGCCGAGATCCTCGGAAACGACCTGACCACCGGTCAGGGTGGCGATGTCCTTGAGCATGGCCTTGCGACGTTCGCCAAAGCCGGGGGCCTTGATGGCGACGACATTCAGGGTGCCACGCAGTTTGTTGACAACCAGGGTTGCCAGAGCTTCGCCTTCGATGTCTTCAGCGATGATCATCAGGGGCTTGGACATTTTGGCGCACTGCTCGAGCACGGGCAGCAGCTCTTTCATGTTGGAGATTTTCTTTTCGTTGATGAGGATCAGCGGCTCTTCCATTTCGCAGGTCATGCGCTCGGTGTTGGTCACGAAGTAGGGGGAGAGGTAGCCGCGGTCGAACTGCATGCCTTCGACGACATCGAGGGTGGTGTCCAGACCTTTTGCTTCTTCAACGGTGATGACGCCTTCCTTGCCGACCTTGTTCATGGCCTCGGCAATGATGTTGCCGATGGTGGCGTCGTTGTTTGCGGAGATGGTGCCGACCTGGGCGATTTCTTTCTGATCACGGGTGGGCTTGGCGACCTTTTCGAGGTCAGCGACGATGGCTTCGACAGCCTTGTCGATACCGCGCTTGATGGACATGGGGGAGCGACCGGCTGCCACGAGCTTCACACCTTCGGTGAAGATGGCCTGTGCCAGAACGGTAGCAGTGGTGGTGCCGTCACCGGCAACATCGGAGGTCTTGGAGGCGACTTCCTTTACCATCTGTGCGCCCATGTTCTCGAACTTGTCTTCCAGCTCGATTTCCTTGGCAACGGAAACACCGTCCTTGGTGATGGTGGGGGAACCGAAGGACTTCTCCATCACGACGTTACGGCCCTTGGGACCGAGGGTAACCTTGACGGCGTTAGCCAGTTTGTCCACGCCAGCTTTCAGCTTTTCGCGGGCCTTGGCATCGAAAAGAATTTCTTTCGACATGATCTATTCTCCTTAAAAGAAATGTAGGTGTAGTGAGTAGGAAACAGGACTAGCTGACAATGGCGAGGATGTCTTCCTCACGCATGACCAGGTGTTCCTCGCCTTCGATGGCAATTTCGGTGCCGGCATATTTGGCGAACAGTACAGTATCGCCTTCCTTGACGGTCATGTCGACACGCTTTCCGGCGTCGTCGAGTTTGCCGGGACCGGCAGCAACGATCACGCCCTTAGAGGGCTTTTCCTTGGCAGAATCCGGGATGTAGATGCCACCCGCAGTTTTTTCTTCCATTTCAATACGCTTGACCAATACACGGTCGTTCAGCGGTTTCAGTTTCATCCTCTATACCTCCAAAGGAATAATTTAATTTGTTAAGCCCAACAGGTCTCCCTGATGGACTGTGTTG containing:
- a CDS encoding AraC family transcriptional regulator, which gives rise to MSNPKKKSKTDYAKRMDRVLEYIHTHLDEPLELSVLAEVACFSLYHFHRIFSGMVGESVKSYVRRLRLERAAISLMHSKAPVTEIAFNAGFETHESFTRAFNSRFGISPQGFRKVHRVNLEKKQIEYWKEIIMEAHIVELEDMDVYFVRHVGPYAECASAWETLCGWAGPKGLIRPEVRFLSLNHDDPDVTAPEKIRCDVCMTVEAPTPAPQPPISRKTIEGGRYAMTVHHGPYEKLAETYAQLCGQWAPQNGYEIEAQASIEIYLNSPKQTAPEDLITQVHIPIK
- the groL gene encoding chaperonin GroEL (60 kDa chaperone family; promotes refolding of misfolded polypeptides especially under stressful conditions; forms two stacked rings of heptamers to form a barrel-shaped 14mer; ends can be capped by GroES; misfolded proteins enter the barrel where they are refolded when GroES binds); the protein is MSKEILFDAKAREKLKAGVDKLANAVKVTLGPKGRNVVMEKSFGSPTITKDGVSVAKEIELEDKFENMGAQMVKEVASKTSDVAGDGTTTATVLAQAIFTEGVKLVAAGRSPMSIKRGIDKAVEAIVADLEKVAKPTRDQKEIAQVGTISANNDATIGNIIAEAMNKVGKEGVITVEEAKGLDTTLDVVEGMQFDRGYLSPYFVTNTERMTCEMEEPLILINEKKISNMKELLPVLEQCAKMSKPLMIIAEDIEGEALATLVVNKLRGTLNVVAIKAPGFGERRKAMLKDIATLTGGQVVSEDLGIKIESMTVNDLGSCKRVVIDKENTVIVDGAGKADEIKARIQQIRAEIADSTSDYDREKLQERLAKIVGGVAVINVGAATETEMKEKKARVEDALNATRAAVEEGIVPGGGVVLARSGAATAKVKAADDDEQAGINIICRAVEEPLRQIAANAGLEGSIVVEKIKEGKGGMGYNAATDTYEDLIKVGVIDPKKVTRTALQNAASVAGLLLTTECAIADKPEPAGAAGGMPPMGGMGGGMPGMGGMGGMY
- the groES gene encoding co-chaperone GroES, whose product is MKLKPLNDRVLVKRIEMEEKTAGGIYIPDSAKEKPSKGVIVAAGPGKLDDAGKRVDMTVKEGDTVLFAKYAGTEIAIEGEEHLVMREEDILAIVS